A genomic window from Fibrobacterota bacterium includes:
- a CDS encoding WG repeat-containing protein, with translation MTPLATFLFAHLFLSPSPVDTGDLFPFSDPVTELVGFKDARGRVRFPARFHNAFTGGQVLREVVPAIDTGAPFFLRRDGGRFGFDSAFLDGENMPYCMREGHIQFQDPATRRMGFFDAQGQVAIPALYLFAGSFRGGYSQVIREGRQVCAHGKPRDSAVLGEHCYWSGNAILIDRTGKVVVDTFALPMSFAPDWFSARIVDAEADSLRRTWKTNDGRILSIASTERSFQAWLEANLPRLAQQGPGKPDFFPSLQFDPRADWKSRASKRTEDTLREATSLDGFLKTNRQKLLALFQSIPPTGSRQARLPATVMAFEERIGAVDLCREYDSRRNPVMELSWAAAGRTRTIRFVRWNDSWRILDLE, from the coding sequence ATGACGCCTCTCGCCACGTTCCTTTTCGCCCATCTTTTCCTGTCTCCAAGTCCAGTGGATACCGGAGACCTGTTCCCCTTCTCCGATCCCGTCACGGAACTCGTCGGATTCAAGGACGCACGGGGCAGGGTGAGGTTTCCCGCGCGGTTCCACAATGCTTTCACCGGTGGACAAGTCCTGCGCGAAGTGGTTCCCGCCATCGACACCGGAGCCCCGTTCTTCCTCCGGCGCGACGGTGGGCGTTTCGGATTCGACAGCGCATTCCTCGACGGAGAAAACATGCCCTATTGCATGCGCGAGGGTCATATCCAGTTCCAGGACCCTGCCACCCGGCGCATGGGATTCTTCGATGCACAAGGGCAGGTAGCGATTCCCGCCCTCTATCTGTTCGCCGGATCATTCCGCGGCGGATATTCCCAGGTCATTCGGGAGGGAAGACAGGTTTGCGCCCACGGAAAGCCTCGCGATTCGGCCGTGCTGGGCGAACACTGCTACTGGAGCGGCAACGCAATCCTCATCGACCGGACGGGAAAGGTCGTGGTGGACACGTTTGCGCTCCCCATGAGTTTCGCCCCCGACTGGTTTTCCGCAAGGATCGTCGATGCGGAGGCCGACTCTTTGCGGAGAACGTGGAAAACCAATGACGGACGGATTTTGTCTATCGCAAGCACGGAGCGTTCCTTCCAGGCATGGCTGGAGGCGAATCTTCCTCGTCTGGCGCAACAAGGGCCGGGAAAGCCCGATTTCTTCCCTTCGCTGCAATTCGACCCCAGAGCCGACTGGAAATCGAGAGCCTCCAAACGGACCGAAGACACATTGCGCGAAGCGACATCCCTCGACGGGTTTCTGAAAACCAATCGCCAAAAACTGTTGGCTCTTTTCCAATCCATCCCCCCGACCGGTTCGCGACAGGCCAGGCTTCCCGCGACGGTCATGGCCTTCGAGGAGCGTATCGGGGCCGTGGACCTCTGCCGGGAATACGACTCGCGGAGAAACCCGGTGATGGAACTGTCCTGGGCCGCCGCTGGGCGGACACGGACGATCCGCTTCGTGCGTTGGAACGACTCCTGGCGCATCCTCGATCTGGAGTGA
- the ispD gene encoding 2-C-methyl-D-erythritol 4-phosphate cytidylyltransferase, whose protein sequence is MSSDSLHDLGVVLPCAGSGTRVGAPRPKQFLELGGRPVFHRSLSTFLGHPRVRKVVLVVAAQEEAQVRYELGNGFGSLLASGRLVFAQGGAERWQSVRNGVAALDKDCPLVAIHDVARPFLNATDIDAVVAAATADGAATLAIPCPDTVKWASEATAGTSPLVERTIDRSRIWLTQTPQAFRREVLDDCYAKLATKPDFAPTDEAGIAEAFGHPVRLVRGAERLRKITSAEDLEWARWMAGRVVSGVLG, encoded by the coding sequence ATGTCATCGGATTCCCTTCATGATCTGGGCGTTGTCCTTCCCTGTGCGGGCTCGGGCACGCGCGTGGGCGCGCCGCGGCCCAAACAATTTTTGGAATTGGGCGGTCGGCCCGTGTTCCATCGGTCCCTTTCCACGTTCCTGGGTCACCCACGGGTGCGCAAGGTGGTGTTGGTGGTGGCCGCCCAGGAAGAAGCCCAGGTGCGCTACGAGCTGGGCAATGGTTTCGGGAGCCTGTTGGCGTCGGGTCGGTTGGTGTTCGCCCAGGGAGGTGCGGAGCGTTGGCAATCGGTGCGAAACGGCGTGGCGGCGTTGGACAAGGATTGTCCATTGGTGGCCATCCACGACGTGGCTCGACCGTTCCTGAACGCCACCGACATCGATGCGGTGGTGGCAGCCGCTACCGCGGATGGCGCGGCGACCTTGGCCATTCCCTGTCCGGACACGGTGAAGTGGGCTTCCGAGGCGACCGCGGGAACGAGTCCGCTGGTGGAGCGCACCATCGATCGATCCCGGATTTGGCTCACCCAGACGCCGCAGGCGTTTCGGCGCGAGGTGTTGGACGACTGCTACGCCAAGCTCGCGACAAAACCCGACTTCGCGCCCACGGACGAGGCGGGCATCGCCGAGGCGTTCGGGCATCCGGTCCGACTGGTGCGAGGGGCGGAACGTCTGCGCAAGATCACCAGCGCCGAAGATCTCGAGTGGGCGCGCTGGATGGCCGGACGCGTGGTGTCCGGAGTGCTGGGATAG
- a CDS encoding SufE family protein: MSTADTIAERETEIVEEFAMFDEWLDKYEHIIELGKSLAPLALELHADEWKVKGCQSQVWLHPVRQSDALVFQADSDAAITKGLVALMVRVLSGQPAASIAKAPLGFLDRIGLHEHLSPTRSNGLASMVKQMKLYAGAIAAQEASHG, encoded by the coding sequence ATGAGTACTGCTGACACCATCGCCGAGCGCGAGACGGAAATTGTCGAAGAGTTCGCCATGTTCGACGAATGGCTGGACAAGTACGAACACATCATCGAGCTGGGCAAGTCCCTCGCTCCCTTGGCTCTCGAGCTCCACGCCGACGAGTGGAAGGTCAAGGGCTGCCAGAGCCAGGTCTGGCTCCACCCCGTGCGCCAAAGCGACGCGTTGGTGTTCCAGGCGGATTCGGATGCAGCCATCACCAAGGGGCTGGTGGCCTTAATGGTGCGGGTCCTATCCGGTCAACCCGCAGCGTCCATCGCCAAGGCACCGCTGGGATTTCTCGATCGCATCGGGTTGCACGAGCATCTCTCGCCGACCCGCTCCAACGGTTTGGCCAGCATGGTCAAGCAGATGAAGCTCTACGCGGGCGCCATCGCCGCCCAGGAGGCATCGCATGGATGA
- a CDS encoding SufD family Fe-S cluster assembly protein, whose amino-acid sequence MADGDAMSGGLSSLPVAGSEEWKYLDPARFLQAAEASHPRIATLDPAWVLADSHSLLVFEDGVFREELSRIGEGVDVKPISAMSEDEIRQSRPGRFDPSGPSLHAAVLAQAEDGAHVSVARGVRAGLVQILEIGSSSGWTRHVVDVSAGGAVEIVRLCVASTDVDSVGRSVLECRIGERASVEHTLVVDGNARSCGWNGLVARLERDAKFVSRQFLFGSAVSRAEAHVELQGAGAEADLGGLCAQVGEEIADVLTVVRHAAPHTVSRQVFQALAGGKSSASFLGVVQVDRLAQKTSARQSSRNLLLSREASVNSRPQLEIWADDVKCSHGSTTGRLDEKALFFLRSRGLSLESARKLLVRAFASELVEAIAREDLRALLERRLETVL is encoded by the coding sequence ATGGCTGACGGGGACGCCATGAGCGGCGGGCTTTCCAGCCTGCCGGTGGCGGGATCCGAGGAGTGGAAGTATCTCGATCCGGCGCGATTCCTCCAGGCGGCGGAGGCATCCCACCCGCGCATCGCGACGTTGGATCCCGCATGGGTCCTGGCCGATTCCCACAGCCTGTTGGTGTTCGAAGACGGAGTCTTCCGCGAGGAGCTCTCCCGCATCGGAGAGGGGGTCGATGTCAAGCCCATTTCCGCGATGTCGGAAGACGAAATCCGTCAGAGTCGGCCAGGGCGCTTCGATCCCAGCGGACCCTCCCTGCATGCCGCCGTGCTTGCCCAGGCGGAAGACGGAGCGCACGTCTCGGTGGCCCGCGGTGTCCGCGCGGGTCTGGTGCAGATCCTGGAGATCGGCTCGAGTTCCGGTTGGACCCGGCACGTGGTGGATGTCTCCGCTGGCGGTGCCGTCGAGATCGTGCGCCTTTGCGTGGCATCCACCGACGTGGATTCGGTGGGGCGTTCCGTGCTGGAATGCCGCATCGGCGAACGGGCATCGGTGGAACACACCCTGGTGGTGGATGGCAACGCCCGCTCCTGCGGCTGGAACGGATTGGTCGCCAGGCTGGAGCGCGACGCCAAGTTCGTCTCCAGACAATTTCTGTTCGGATCCGCCGTTTCCAGGGCGGAAGCCCATGTGGAGCTCCAGGGGGCGGGAGCCGAGGCCGATCTCGGGGGCTTGTGCGCCCAGGTCGGCGAGGAGATCGCCGATGTGCTGACCGTGGTCCGCCACGCGGCGCCGCACACGGTTTCGCGTCAGGTGTTCCAGGCGTTGGCCGGAGGGAAATCCTCCGCGAGTTTCCTCGGCGTGGTGCAGGTGGATCGGCTGGCCCAGAAGACCTCGGCCCGCCAATCCAGCCGGAACCTTCTGCTGTCGCGGGAGGCTTCTGTCAATTCTCGTCCACAGCTGGAGATCTGGGCCGACGACGTCAAGTGCTCCCACGGATCCACCACGGGTCGCCTGGACGAAAAGGCTCTGTTCTTCCTGCGCTCGCGCGGACTTTCCCTGGAATCGGCCAGAAAGCTCCTGGTGCGGGCTTTCGCCTCCGAACTGGTGGAAGCGATCGCGCGAGAAGACCTGCGCGCGTTGCTGGAACGGCGCTTGGAGACCGTGTTGTGA
- a CDS encoding hemerythrin family protein yields the protein MNIRLDWNETFSIGEPLLDAQHRELFDIANSLPENNDRAQVRTCVMRLFRYTREHFSAEEDYMRSVGYPNLEQHTRIHEKLIEQLSLIAQEPLGTTAADLSFKRFVLQWLTDHILICDKAIQKFVAQSAQPE from the coding sequence ATGAACATTCGCCTGGATTGGAACGAGACGTTTTCGATCGGCGAGCCCCTGCTCGATGCCCAGCACCGGGAGCTCTTCGACATCGCGAACTCACTTCCAGAAAACAACGATCGCGCCCAGGTGCGCACCTGCGTGATGCGCCTGTTCCGCTACACCCGCGAACACTTCTCCGCCGAAGAGGATTACATGCGGTCGGTGGGGTATCCCAATCTGGAGCAACACACCCGGATCCACGAGAAGTTGATCGAGCAGCTTTCCCTGATCGCGCAAGAGCCCCTGGGGACCACGGCAGCGGACCTTTCCTTCAAGCGCTTCGTCCTGCAATGGCTCACGGATCACATCCTGATTTGCGACAAGGCCATCCAGAAGTTCGTCGCCCAGTCCGCCCAGCCGGAGTGA
- a CDS encoding argininosuccinate synthase, whose translation MPAKPAKKTKPATKPVAKKAAATETEGGFKLFNGKRLKKVCLAYSGGLDTSIMITWLKETYGCEVVAFAADVGQGKVETAPLMRKAKATGAIKCIVKDLRKEFLEEYVWPTLRAGAKYESVYLLGTSFARPVIAKHQVLTALAEGCDAVAHGATGKGNDQVRFELTFQAMAPQLAIVAPWKDPNWKITSREEAIDYAEAKGIELTVTKKKIYSEDANLWHVSHEGGKLEYPEQEHGFEMLRWTTPPQQAPDKAEYVTVDFEKGTPVGVNGKRLDAVALLEALNKVGAKHGVGLVDMVENRLVGMKSRGVYETPGGAILYAAHEWLEQLVLDRDTLREKRRVADVYADIVYDGRWFAPLRQALDAFVNETQKVVSGSVKMKLYKGNIVLSGMDSPWSLYDPHLGGFSDVPTYDQKDAMGFIRCYGLPMKVRHMLLGKKTPVKF comes from the coding sequence ATGCCAGCCAAGCCAGCCAAGAAGACCAAGCCCGCGACGAAGCCCGTCGCCAAGAAGGCCGCCGCCACGGAAACCGAAGGCGGCTTCAAGCTGTTCAACGGCAAGCGCCTGAAGAAGGTCTGTCTGGCCTACTCGGGAGGTCTGGACACCTCCATCATGATCACTTGGCTCAAGGAAACCTACGGCTGCGAAGTCGTGGCGTTCGCCGCCGATGTTGGCCAGGGCAAGGTGGAAACCGCTCCGCTCATGCGCAAGGCCAAGGCCACCGGCGCCATCAAGTGCATCGTCAAGGATCTGCGCAAGGAGTTCCTGGAAGAGTACGTGTGGCCCACCCTGCGCGCCGGTGCCAAGTACGAGTCCGTGTACCTGCTGGGCACCTCGTTCGCCCGTCCCGTGATCGCCAAGCACCAGGTGCTCACCGCCTTGGCCGAAGGTTGCGACGCGGTTGCGCACGGCGCCACCGGCAAGGGCAACGACCAGGTTCGTTTTGAACTGACGTTCCAGGCCATGGCCCCGCAGTTGGCCATCGTGGCTCCCTGGAAGGATCCCAACTGGAAGATCACCTCGCGCGAAGAGGCGATCGACTACGCCGAAGCCAAGGGCATCGAGCTCACGGTCACCAAGAAGAAGATCTACTCGGAAGACGCCAACCTCTGGCACGTCTCCCACGAAGGCGGCAAGCTCGAATACCCCGAGCAGGAACACGGCTTCGAGATGCTGCGCTGGACCACGCCTCCGCAGCAGGCGCCGGACAAGGCCGAATACGTCACCGTCGACTTCGAGAAGGGCACCCCCGTGGGCGTCAACGGCAAGCGCCTGGATGCCGTCGCGCTGCTGGAAGCCTTGAACAAGGTTGGCGCCAAACACGGCGTGGGCCTGGTCGACATGGTCGAAAACCGTCTGGTGGGCATGAAGAGCCGCGGCGTCTACGAGACTCCCGGTGGCGCCATCCTGTACGCCGCCCACGAATGGCTGGAACAGCTCGTGTTGGACCGTGACACCCTGCGCGAGAAGCGCCGCGTTGCAGACGTGTACGCCGACATCGTCTACGACGGACGCTGGTTCGCGCCGTTGCGCCAGGCGCTGGACGCGTTCGTCAACGAGACCCAGAAGGTTGTGTCGGGATCTGTCAAGATGAAGCTCTACAAGGGCAACATCGTGCTGTCGGGCATGGACTCGCCGTGGAGCCTCTACGATCCGCACCTGGGTGGCTTCTCGGACGTCCCCACCTACGACCAGAAGGACGCGATGGGCTTCATCCGCTGCTATGGCCTGCCGATGAAGGTTCGTCATATGCTGCTGGGCAAGAAAACACCCGTAAAATTCTGA
- the sufC gene encoding Fe-S cluster assembly ATPase SufC — MSGDILLEIKDLRAKAGETEILKGLDLVVRRGEIHAIMGPNGSGKSTLSQVIAGHPGYEITAGSVTYKGQDLLAMAPEIRSREGVFIAYQYPVEIPGVANNYFLRSALNEHRKHKGLPELDGGAFLKLLRERMKAVHMDPTLVGRSLNEGFSGGQKKRNEVLQMLLLEPELAFLDETDSGLDIDALRDCAEGVNSLKSAERGFVVVTHYQRLLDHIVPDHVHVLSKGKIIHSGGKELALELEEKGYEWLTGTP; from the coding sequence ATGAGCGGTGACATCCTTCTGGAGATCAAGGATCTGAGGGCCAAGGCGGGAGAGACGGAAATCCTGAAGGGTCTCGATCTCGTGGTGCGCCGCGGCGAGATCCACGCCATCATGGGCCCCAATGGCTCCGGCAAGAGCACGCTTTCCCAGGTGATCGCGGGGCATCCGGGTTATGAAATCACGGCAGGTTCGGTGACCTACAAGGGCCAGGACCTGCTGGCGATGGCCCCGGAGATCCGCTCCCGCGAAGGCGTGTTCATCGCCTACCAGTACCCGGTGGAGATTCCCGGGGTGGCCAACAACTACTTCCTGCGCTCGGCGCTCAACGAGCATCGCAAGCACAAGGGCTTGCCCGAACTGGATGGCGGCGCCTTCTTGAAGCTTTTGCGCGAACGGATGAAGGCCGTCCACATGGATCCCACCTTGGTGGGACGGTCGCTGAACGAGGGCTTTTCCGGCGGCCAGAAGAAGCGCAACGAAGTTTTGCAGATGCTCTTGCTGGAGCCAGAGCTCGCCTTCCTGGATGAAACCGACTCCGGATTGGACATCGACGCCCTGCGCGATTGCGCGGAAGGGGTCAATTCCTTGAAGTCCGCTGAGCGTGGCTTCGTGGTGGTCACCCACTACCAGCGCCTGTTGGACCACATCGTGCCGGACCACGTCCATGTGCTTTCCAAGGGGAAGATCATCCACTCGGGCGGCAAGGAACTGGCCTTGGAGTTGGAAGAGAAGGGCTACGAATGGCTGACGGGGACGCCATGA
- the sufS gene encoding SufS family cysteine desulfurase, giving the protein MSVFSTEEIAAIRGRFPILSRIVNGKPLAYLDSAASSQVPEQVIEAVARFQRTTRANVHRGVHRLSQEATEVHEGLRDRIQRLLGASRREEIVFVRGTTEAINLVAWTFGRQKLNAGDVVLAGELEHHANLVPWQIVAAERGARVEKIPALDDGTLDFDAYEKLLDSLPVRIVAIQQVSNALGTIHPVERIVAAAKRRGVATLVDGAQSVPHMRVDVQALGCDFLAFSGHKMYGPTGLGFLYGRYELLESMPPWQGGGDMIDKVSFSGTTFHEPPWRFEAGTPHYEAPSGMNAALDFLEEIGIERIAAREHELLEYAQTRLREIEGLRILGSAPHKAGVVSFVLEGVHHYDAGMFLDQMGIAVRTGHHCAQPAMERYGVTGTIRASFAVFNTEDEIDRLVAGVVRLQKVLR; this is encoded by the coding sequence GTGAGCGTGTTCTCCACCGAGGAGATCGCCGCGATCCGCGGGCGCTTCCCGATCCTTTCGCGGATCGTGAACGGAAAGCCCCTGGCCTATCTGGACAGCGCGGCGTCCTCGCAGGTCCCCGAACAGGTGATCGAGGCCGTGGCCCGTTTCCAGCGGACCACGCGCGCCAACGTCCATCGCGGCGTGCATCGGCTTTCCCAGGAAGCCACCGAGGTCCACGAGGGCCTGCGCGACCGCATCCAGCGGCTGTTGGGCGCCTCGCGTCGCGAGGAAATCGTTTTCGTGCGCGGGACCACCGAGGCGATCAATCTGGTGGCCTGGACCTTTGGTAGACAGAAATTGAACGCAGGCGACGTGGTGCTGGCCGGCGAGCTGGAGCACCACGCCAACCTGGTTCCCTGGCAGATCGTCGCCGCCGAGCGCGGTGCCCGCGTGGAGAAGATTCCCGCCCTCGACGACGGCACCCTGGATTTCGACGCCTACGAGAAACTGTTGGATTCCCTTCCCGTGCGGATCGTCGCGATCCAGCAGGTATCCAACGCCTTGGGCACGATCCATCCCGTGGAACGCATCGTGGCGGCGGCCAAACGCCGTGGCGTGGCGACCTTGGTGGACGGGGCCCAATCGGTGCCCCACATGCGCGTGGACGTCCAGGCGCTGGGTTGCGATTTCCTGGCCTTTTCGGGGCACAAGATGTACGGACCCACCGGCTTGGGTTTCCTGTATGGCCGGTATGAACTGTTGGAATCGATGCCTCCCTGGCAGGGCGGCGGCGACATGATCGACAAGGTGTCGTTTTCCGGCACCACCTTCCACGAGCCGCCCTGGCGCTTCGAAGCGGGCACCCCGCACTACGAGGCTCCCTCGGGCATGAACGCCGCGTTGGATTTTCTGGAAGAGATCGGGATCGAGCGCATCGCCGCACGCGAGCACGAGCTGCTCGAGTACGCCCAGACGCGGCTTCGCGAGATCGAGGGCTTGCGCATCCTGGGCTCCGCGCCACACAAGGCTGGCGTGGTATCGTTCGTGCTGGAGGGCGTGCACCACTACGACGCGGGCATGTTCCTGGACCAGATGGGGATCGCGGTGCGCACCGGCCACCACTGCGCCCAACCGGCCATGGAACGCTACGGCGTGACCGGCACCATCCGCGCTTCCTTTGCCGTGTTCAACACCGAAGACGAGATCGACCGGCTGGTCGCCGGCGTGGTCCGCTTGCAGAAAGTCTTACGATGA
- a CDS encoding YdcF family protein — protein sequence MIFAPSRFLRRHPRFVAGLLAPPLLIAIGLSIDGWRDRIEPVDLLIVPGSTVRTDGTLSQNLHGRLLAALEYHRAGHSRWILVSGGTGIEMRDESLAMRDFLLANQVPDSVIIVDGNGVNTFETARFASRWMREHDAKTVGVASSFFHITRLRLALDRHGMPMQGHIHSRLYEPRDLYSVAREVPGLAAYLFKKP from the coding sequence ATGATCTTCGCCCCATCCAGGTTTCTTCGCAGACATCCGCGCTTCGTCGCCGGTCTCCTCGCTCCCCCTCTCCTGATCGCCATCGGCCTTTCCATCGACGGCTGGCGCGACAGGATCGAGCCGGTGGATCTCCTGATCGTGCCTGGATCCACCGTGCGAACCGACGGCACGCTGTCCCAGAACTTGCACGGCCGTCTGCTGGCCGCGCTGGAATACCATCGAGCAGGACACAGTCGATGGATCCTGGTCAGCGGGGGAACGGGCATCGAAATGCGCGACGAGTCCCTGGCCATGCGCGATTTCCTGCTGGCCAACCAGGTGCCGGATTCCGTCATCATCGTGGACGGCAACGGCGTGAACACGTTCGAGACCGCTCGGTTCGCCTCGCGGTGGATGCGCGAACACGATGCGAAAACCGTCGGGGTGGCTTCCAGCTTTTTCCACATCACCCGCTTGCGATTGGCACTGGATCGCCACGGAATGCCGATGCAGGGCCACATCCACTCGCGCCTGTACGAGCCGAGGGACCTCTATTCCGTGGCGCGCGAGGTGCCGGGGCTGGCGGCGTACCTGTTCAAGAAACCCTAG
- a CDS encoding DUF59 domain-containing protein, producing MDDVAEREALHQKAVDALRTVKDPEIPVNIYDLGLIYEIDVQPFGVLGVRMTLTAPACPVADSIVAEVQDKLNAIPEVSGAYVELVWEPAWTKERMSEEARLELNL from the coding sequence ATGGATGACGTCGCCGAACGCGAAGCGTTGCACCAGAAAGCCGTGGATGCCCTGCGCACCGTGAAGGACCCGGAGATCCCGGTGAACATTTACGACCTGGGCTTGATCTACGAAATCGACGTCCAGCCCTTTGGTGTGCTGGGCGTGCGCATGACCCTCACCGCGCCCGCCTGCCCGGTGGCGGATTCCATCGTGGCCGAAGTGCAGGACAAGCTCAACGCCATCCCGGAAGTTTCCGGAGCCTACGTGGAGCTGGTGTGGGAGCCCGCGTGGACCAAGGAGCGGATGTCCGAAGAAGCCCGATTGGAGCTGAATCTCTGA